In a genomic window of Tachysurus vachellii isolate PV-2020 chromosome 13, HZAU_Pvac_v1, whole genome shotgun sequence:
- the LOC132855611 gene encoding uncharacterized protein LOC132855611, producing MPPLWIVLFLQIFPAHAEDFNRSPFVSVKSGERVTLNCMFQDTHNKELVVWYKQTFGEIPQEVGKIIANRDTQISPKFDSLRFKIEKIINGTSLSIVQMKKSDEGLYFCGINTWGKFYFSSGTFIAVTGKNNEDVKVSVWQSGVLDSVPAGASVTLQCSVLSESRAAELQVLWFRAAPPQSHPRIIYTHHNSSRQCESGSSTHTCVYNFSKNILSLNDTGTYYCAVLLCGKIIFGNGTRIQMEGSDAVVICLAVALTVCVVVIFAQLNILMCKKQKMEKHRVRLLQGSLKEETHNEGRDAEELNYAALNFTKRKIKSGRIKKGQNQDTVYSEVIKLPRN from the exons ATGCCTCCACTCTGGATTGTGTTATTTCTTCAAATTT ttCCAGCCCACGCTGAGGATTTTAACCGATCGCCGTTTGTCTCGGTGAAGTCTGGAGAACGTGTGACTCTGAACTGCATGTTTCAAGATACGCACAATAAAGAACTTGTGGTTTGGTACAAACAAACCTTTGGAGAGATCCCTCAGGAAGTGGGGAAAATCATAGCAAATAGAGACACACAAATTTCCCCAAAGTTCGACTCCTTAAGGTTTAAAATAGAGAAAATCATCAATGGGACTTCTTTATCAATAGTACAAATGAAGAAAAGTGATGAAGGACTGTATTTCTGTGGAATAAACACATGGggcaaattttatttttccagtgGAACTTTTATAGCTGTAACag GGAAGAACAATGAAGAtgtaaaagtgagtgtgtggcAGAGCGGCGTGTTGGACTCGGTTCCTGCAGGAGCCTCAGTGACTCTGCAGTGCTCGGTTCTCTCTGAGAGCAGAGCAGCAGAACTCCAAGTGCTCTGGTTCAGAGCTGCTCCACCACAATCCCATCCTCGAATCATTTACACTCATCACAACAGCAGCCGTCAGTGTGAGAGCGGCTCttctacacacacctgtgtgtacaACTTCTCCAAGAACATCCTCAGCCTCAACGATACTGGAACTTACTACTGCGCTGTGCTCCTGTGTGGGAAGATCATCTTCGGGAACGGGACACGAATACAGATGG AGGGATCTGATGCTGTAGTGATCTGCCTTGCTGTAGCgttaacagtgtgtgtggtggtgattTTTGCTCAACTCAACattttaatgtgtaaaaaacaaaagatggaAAAACACAGAG TGAGACTTCTACAAGGTTCACTGAAGGAGGAAACACACAATGAG GGCCGTGATGCTGAGGAGCTGAATTACGCTGCCCTGAATTTCACCAAGAGGAAAATTAAAAgtggaagaataaaaaaaggacaaaatcaAGACACGGTTTATTCTGAAGTGATAAAACTGCCTCGTAATTAG